In a single window of the Pontibacter russatus genome:
- a CDS encoding Bcr/CflA family multidrug efflux MFS transporter, protein MTRKQHFIIILLLGSLATISPFSIDMYLPGFPAIAEDLNTSIEQVQLSLTSYLVGISVGQLLYGPLLDRYGRKTPLYAGLVVYLLASLACAFTMSAESLIAMRFVQAIGGCAGMVAAQALVRDLFPVNKTAQVFSLITLVIAVSPMIAPTVGGYVTAAFGWHAVFLILAGITALILVAIHFALPEGKQPDHTMSLRPKPVLQNFLAVLRQPQFLVYALVGGVATAAPFAYIAGSANVFMNIYHVSEQAYGWIFAFLAFAMIGTTQLNHILLRRFTSQQIINFTLFYQTAVGLLLVVGSWYGWFGMYSLILLMFVFLTGQGLTNPNATALSLAPFSKHAGSASALMGSFRMAMGGLVSAAVSIFHNSTALPMLSVMMACALAGLVILLISKRDARYRASQLQVEEDTSVVM, encoded by the coding sequence ATGACGCGTAAACAGCATTTTATTATCATACTGCTACTCGGCTCCCTGGCCACTATCAGCCCTTTTTCCATCGACATGTACCTGCCGGGTTTCCCGGCAATCGCAGAAGACTTGAATACTTCCATTGAGCAGGTGCAGCTTTCGCTTACCAGCTACCTGGTCGGCATATCGGTCGGGCAGTTGCTCTACGGCCCGCTGCTCGACCGGTATGGCCGGAAAACGCCACTCTATGCCGGGCTGGTGGTGTACCTGCTGGCCTCGCTGGCGTGTGCGTTCACGATGTCGGCGGAGTCGCTGATTGCGATGCGCTTTGTGCAGGCCATCGGCGGGTGCGCGGGCATGGTGGCGGCGCAGGCGCTGGTGCGCGACCTGTTCCCGGTGAACAAGACGGCCCAGGTGTTCTCCCTCATCACGCTGGTGATTGCGGTGTCGCCGATGATAGCCCCGACCGTGGGTGGTTACGTGACGGCGGCCTTCGGCTGGCATGCCGTGTTCCTCATCCTGGCTGGTATCACGGCCCTCATCCTGGTGGCCATCCATTTTGCCCTGCCCGAGGGGAAGCAGCCGGACCACACGATGTCGCTCCGCCCGAAGCCGGTGCTGCAGAACTTCCTGGCCGTGCTGCGGCAGCCGCAGTTTCTGGTGTATGCGCTGGTGGGCGGCGTCGCCACGGCAGCGCCCTTCGCCTATATAGCGGGCTCCGCGAACGTGTTCATGAACATATACCACGTGAGCGAGCAGGCATACGGGTGGATTTTCGCATTCCTGGCCTTCGCCATGATCGGGACCACACAGCTGAACCATATCCTGCTGCGGCGGTTCACGAGCCAGCAGATCATCAACTTCACGCTCTTTTACCAGACGGCCGTGGGCCTGTTGCTGGTGGTGGGGTCGTGGTACGGCTGGTTCGGCATGTACAGCCTTATCCTGCTGATGTTCGTTTTCCTGACCGGGCAGGGCCTGACCAACCCGAACGCCACGGCGCTCTCACTGGCTCCCTTCTCAAAACATGCGGGCAGCGCCTCCGCCCTCATGGGGAGTTTCCGGATGGCGATGGGGGGGCTGGTGTCTGCCGCCGTCAGCATTTTCCATAACAGCACCGCCCTGCCCATGCTGAGCGTGATGATGGCCTGTGCGCTGGCCGGGCTGGTTATCCTGCTCATCAGCAAAAGGGACGCACGCTACCGCGCCAGCCAGCTGCAGGTGGAGGAGGACACCTCCGTGGTGATGTAA
- a CDS encoding GNAT family N-acetyltransferase, which produces MNSKADIRHEEKYQQFTLTLGEDEAELAYATPEPGVLDFTHTYVPEDARGRGIANQLIKEGLRYAEAHGFKVTASCPVVAKFLRQHTEYQQLLR; this is translated from the coding sequence ATGAACAGTAAGGCAGACATCCGGCACGAGGAAAAGTACCAGCAGTTTACGTTAACGCTTGGGGAGGACGAGGCTGAGCTGGCCTATGCCACCCCGGAGCCTGGCGTGCTGGATTTCACACACACTTATGTGCCGGAAGATGCGCGGGGGCGCGGTATTGCCAATCAGCTTATAAAAGAGGGGTTGCGCTACGCAGAGGCGCATGGCTTTAAGGTTACGGCCTCCTGCCCTGTCGTCGCAAAGTTTTTGAGGCAGCACACCGAGTACCAGCAGCTGTTGCGGTAA